The Ancylothrix sp. D3o genome has a window encoding:
- a CDS encoding SagB/ThcOx family dehydrogenase yields the protein MPELKLSIAEHYHERTKYDPETLASKNHQLDWDKQPIPFKEYKIGTAIDLKPYLKASPNKPESQWWQRLSRLLFCSYGLTARVPTMDKPLYLRAAPSAGGLYPAEIYLISRGTGFLRAGLYNYQPQTHSLMRFWDDSVWPALQQACFQHPSLEKTDIALATTAIFYRSAWRYLDRAYRRIFLDTGHLLGNIELAGSLTGFRPYLTGGFHDQQVNNLLYLDSQQEGTLTVIALADLDDPNQNLMPVKTALASGTQTEYPKIPDGNLLAYLHTATEIKTDISVPQNWELNPNETSDQDKYNFPFCTKISSVTPSITWGKDLEGLENTILRRRSTRSYSGGDITIEELKALLDFTYQPHHYIDQGLDGKPDYFDLNLIETFIVVSGVRGLEEGCYYYAPKAQEFRQIRFKNFRRELHYLCLGQELGRDAGAVVFHTADLKKAVAKYGDRVYRYLHLDAGHLGQRLNLGAIHLGLGVSGIGGFFDDQVNDVLGIPADEAVIYITTLGRPR from the coding sequence ATGCCAGAACTCAAGCTCTCTATCGCCGAGCACTACCACGAGCGCACGAAGTATGACCCCGAAACTTTGGCCTCCAAAAACCACCAACTCGACTGGGATAAACAACCAATTCCTTTTAAAGAATACAAAATTGGCACGGCAATTGATCTCAAACCCTACCTGAAAGCCAGCCCGAATAAGCCTGAGAGTCAATGGTGGCAACGCTTATCCCGTCTGCTGTTTTGCAGCTATGGGCTGACGGCGAGAGTCCCGACAATGGATAAGCCGCTTTATTTAAGAGCCGCTCCTTCTGCTGGAGGGCTTTACCCGGCGGAAATTTACCTGATTTCTCGCGGCACCGGCTTTTTAAGAGCCGGCCTCTACAACTACCAACCCCAAACCCATAGCCTAATGCGATTTTGGGATGATTCGGTATGGCCGGCTCTCCAGCAAGCTTGTTTCCAGCATCCATCTCTGGAAAAAACCGACATCGCCTTGGCTACCACTGCCATTTTTTACCGTTCAGCTTGGCGCTATCTTGACCGTGCCTACCGGCGGATCTTCCTCGACACCGGCCATTTGCTGGGAAATATCGAACTAGCGGGCAGTCTCACCGGCTTTCGGCCTTACCTGACTGGCGGTTTCCATGATCAACAAGTCAACAATTTGCTTTACCTTGATTCTCAACAAGAAGGTACTCTCACAGTTATTGCTCTGGCTGACTTAGATGATCCTAACCAAAACTTGATGCCGGTTAAAACTGCTCTTGCTTCGGGAACCCAAACCGAATATCCAAAGATACCCGATGGTAATTTGTTGGCTTATTTGCACACAGCAACGGAAATCAAAACGGATATCAGCGTACCCCAAAATTGGGAACTTAACCCAAATGAAACTTCCGATCAAGATAAATACAATTTCCCTTTTTGCACGAAAATTTCCTCTGTTACTCCTTCCATTACTTGGGGTAAAGATTTAGAAGGGCTGGAAAATACGATTTTGCGCCGGCGTTCTACTCGCAGCTATTCGGGAGGCGATATCACGATTGAAGAACTCAAAGCTTTGCTTGATTTTACATACCAACCTCACCATTATATTGACCAAGGACTCGACGGTAAACCCGATTACTTTGATTTGAATTTAATCGAGACGTTTATTGTTGTTTCTGGGGTGCGTGGTTTGGAAGAAGGCTGTTATTACTATGCACCAAAAGCCCAAGAGTTTCGCCAAATTCGCTTTAAAAATTTCCGCCGCGAATTGCATTATTTGTGTTTGGGGCAAGAACTCGGACGCGATGCCGGTGCTGTGGTGTTTCACACGGCGGATCTGAAAAAGGCTGTGGCTAAATATGGCGACCGGGTTTATCGCTATTTGCATTTGGATGCCGGACATTTAGGACAGCGGTTGAATTTGGGGGCGATTCATTTGGGTTTGGGAGTGAGTGGAATTGGAGGCTTTTTTGATGACCAAGTGAATGATGTTTTGGGAATTCCTGCGGATGAAGCTGTGATTTATATTACAACTTTGGGCCGGCCTCGTTGA
- a CDS encoding pentapeptide repeat-containing protein, translating to MTMQRLTAQALKDRYAEGVRDFTGVDLAGADLFEADLREIDLRGSNLSQIYLPYANLSRANLQNAQIYDAQCSDGKFYQADLSNANLQGANFSRANLRYANLQGANLSGANLQGANLYKANLSQANLTGANVTLGNLEEAKLSGAQLKGCNFFRCRGVNISDAFVDETTILPDGYRGESS from the coding sequence ATGACTATGCAACGGTTAACCGCTCAGGCGTTAAAAGATCGTTATGCGGAGGGCGTTCGGGATTTTACGGGGGTTGACCTAGCCGGTGCCGATCTGTTTGAGGCAGATTTACGCGAAATCGATCTCAGGGGTAGCAATTTAAGCCAAATTTATTTGCCTTACGCCAATCTCAGCAGGGCTAATTTACAAAATGCTCAAATTTATGATGCTCAATGCAGCGATGGCAAATTTTACCAGGCTGATTTATCAAATGCCAATTTGCAAGGCGCCAATTTCTCGCGGGCCAATCTCCGCTATGCTAATTTGCAGGGAGCCAATTTGTCAGGAGCAAATTTGCAAGGGGCGAATTTATATAAGGCAAATTTAAGCCAAGCAAATCTCACCGGCGCAAATGTAACTCTGGGGAATTTGGAGGAGGCAAAGTTAAGTGGCGCTCAGTTAAAAGGCTGTAATTTTTTCCGCTGTCGAGGCGTAAATATTTCTGATGCTTTTGTGGATGAAACAACCATTTTACCAGATGGCTATCGCGGCGAGTCGTCTTAA
- a CDS encoding Uma2 family endonuclease yields MSLTIKNVENLQKQLQNDRNDYQIELQQGEIKIMGPSDIVSSFVGAQFSRLLGNWVFPRRLGFIFDSSGGFILPNTDLTAPDVSFVSRSRMPRTVRYFGQIVPDLVVEIKSQSDRISKLRKKIRMYLQQGATVGVLIDPDELTVSVYRLNEKPVIYRNDEILNIPELFPGWEIAITELWPPVFDESEEIEPENV; encoded by the coding sequence ATGTCTCTCACAATTAAAAACGTCGAAAACCTACAAAAGCAACTACAAAACGACCGCAACGATTACCAAATAGAACTGCAACAAGGAGAAATTAAAATAATGGGGCCATCAGATATTGTATCCAGCTTTGTAGGTGCTCAGTTCAGCCGGCTTCTAGGAAACTGGGTCTTCCCCCGGCGCCTGGGATTTATTTTTGATTCCAGCGGTGGTTTTATCTTGCCAAATACCGATTTAACAGCACCGGATGTTTCTTTTGTATCCCGCAGCAGAATGCCTCGCACGGTGCGTTATTTTGGGCAAATTGTCCCCGATCTTGTGGTAGAAATTAAATCGCAAAGTGACAGAATTAGCAAACTCCGCAAAAAAATTAGGATGTATTTACAACAAGGCGCAACTGTAGGAGTTTTAATAGACCCGGATGAGTTAACTGTCAGCGTTTATCGCCTCAACGAAAAACCAGTTATTTACCGCAATGATGAGATTTTGAATATTCCTGAATTATTCCCTGGATGGGAAATTGCAATTACAGAATTGTGGCCGCCGGTGTTTGATGAATCGGAGGAAATTGAGCCAGAGAACGTTTAA
- a CDS encoding CapA family protein: MQQQDMMALARQGDPDVIGFLINQALRNQGITASVVCEDGCLHILLEASSVPPQQACVEFIANGLQRLQLSSALRVRVYGGIAGVKPSWSQVFDVGRVPLKKPIKVARKKIKKQRNLQLILIRPLLIFAFSSLGFGMVWAFSNQGQAESLANIWSEVSGSLNSFSFTFPTAEFSVKNQPKQPQPQVKAEEKKYQNREVEAAAIPFISTQLIQSGPPASIEDKQTPKTSTNVEKNIVKTLPRTTINIKAVGDIIPGSNYPYNKLPASKESLFKAVKPYLQGSDILFGNFESTMTNYPYSAKDVSRGMTFAFRSPPSYNTIFKDAGFDVLSVANNHSFDFFEQGFKDTIENLEKVGIKTVGRKNQILYKNVKGVTVAFIGFSTYDAHNTILDLSAAKKLVNEAKQKASVVVISVHAGAEGTDAINVRNREEFFYGENRGNMVLFSRTMIDAGADLILGHGPHVPRAVEVYKGKLIAYSLGNFLGYQTLSTVAELGYSLILEVAVNEEGDFVEGKILPVHLDGQGVPYFDQKFRSVGLIRSLMASDFPNTPLTIDNKGKITKK; encoded by the coding sequence GTGCAGCAGCAAGATATGATGGCTCTCGCAAGGCAGGGCGATCCTGATGTGATTGGGTTTTTGATTAATCAGGCTTTGCGAAATCAAGGTATTACCGCAAGTGTGGTTTGCGAAGATGGTTGTTTGCATATTTTGCTAGAAGCATCAAGTGTTCCCCCGCAACAAGCTTGTGTTGAGTTTATTGCGAATGGTTTACAAAGGTTGCAACTTAGTTCGGCTCTAAGGGTGAGGGTTTATGGTGGTATTGCCGGTGTAAAACCGTCTTGGAGTCAGGTTTTTGATGTTGGCAGAGTTCCTTTGAAAAAGCCGATTAAAGTTGCTAGGAAAAAGATTAAAAAGCAACGTAATTTACAGTTAATTTTAATAAGACCTCTCTTGATATTTGCTTTTTCAAGCTTGGGTTTTGGGATGGTATGGGCGTTTTCAAACCAGGGGCAAGCAGAGAGTTTAGCAAATATTTGGAGCGAGGTTTCAGGAAGTTTAAATTCGTTTTCGTTTACTTTTCCAACCGCCGAATTTTCCGTGAAAAATCAGCCGAAACAACCGCAGCCACAAGTCAAGGCTGAAGAGAAAAAATATCAAAATAGAGAAGTTGAAGCGGCTGCTATCCCGTTTATTTCTACTCAACTTATCCAAAGCGGGCCGCCGGCTTCTATTGAGGATAAACAAACGCCAAAAACATCTACAAATGTAGAAAAAAATATTGTCAAGACTTTGCCAAGAACCACCATTAATATTAAAGCGGTGGGAGATATAATTCCGGGGAGTAATTATCCTTACAATAAACTGCCGGCTTCCAAGGAAAGTTTATTTAAAGCTGTGAAACCTTATTTACAAGGCAGTGATATTTTGTTTGGAAATTTTGAAAGCACGATGACAAATTATCCTTATTCTGCCAAAGATGTCAGCCGGGGAATGACCTTTGCCTTTCGTTCGCCGCCTAGTTATAACACAATTTTTAAAGATGCCGGTTTTGATGTTTTAAGTGTCGCCAATAATCACTCGTTTGATTTTTTTGAGCAGGGGTTTAAGGATACGATTGAAAATTTAGAAAAAGTGGGAATTAAGACGGTTGGCAGAAAAAATCAAATTTTATACAAAAATGTCAAGGGGGTAACGGTTGCATTTATTGGCTTTAGTACCTACGATGCTCATAACACAATTTTGGATTTATCCGCTGCGAAAAAGTTGGTAAATGAAGCCAAACAAAAAGCGAGTGTGGTGGTGATTTCAGTTCATGCGGGGGCTGAAGGAACCGATGCCATAAATGTACGAAATCGAGAGGAATTTTTTTATGGCGAAAATCGCGGCAATATGGTGTTGTTTTCGCGGACAATGATTGATGCTGGGGCTGATTTGATCTTAGGACATGGGCCGCACGTTCCTAGGGCGGTGGAGGTTTATAAAGGTAAGTTAATTGCTTATTCTTTGGGGAATTTTTTGGGGTATCAAACTTTGTCTACGGTGGCGGAATTGGGGTACTCGCTGATTTTGGAAGTGGCGGTAAATGAAGAGGGAGATTTTGTGGAGGGTAAGATTTTGCCGGTGCATTTGGATGGGCAAGGAGTGCCTTATTTTGACCAAAAATTTCGCAGTGTGGGATTAATTCGGAGTTTGATGGCGAGTGATTTTCCCAATACTCCTTTGACAATCGATAATAAGGGAAAAATTACCAAAAAGTGA
- the rfbB gene encoding dTDP-glucose 4,6-dehydratase, translated as MTANSNPNENRQPHRILITGGAGFIGSNFVYHWYTKYPDDRIIVLDALTYAGNRQTLGNLETKENFRFVKGDICDRSLVDTLLKEESIDTVAHFAAESHVDRSILGPAAFVQTNVVGTFTLLEAFRHHWQDNERPENYRFLHVSTDEVYGSLGPDDPAFSETTPYTPNSPYSASKAGSDHLARAYFHTYKVPTIITNCSNNYGPYHFPEKLIPLMCINMLLGKPLPVYGDGQNIRDWLYVRDHCSALDVVIHAGQPGETYNIGGNNEVKNIDLVRMLCQLMDELAPELPVRPCEKLITFVKDRPGHDRRYAIDATKIKTELGWSPSVTVEQGLRQTVEWYLANPDWWKPLLSEEYLAYYQKVYA; from the coding sequence ATGACTGCTAACTCTAACCCAAACGAAAACCGGCAACCCCACCGCATCCTAATCACCGGCGGTGCAGGATTTATCGGCTCAAATTTTGTTTACCATTGGTACACAAAATACCCCGATGACCGCATTATAGTCCTCGACGCCCTCACCTACGCAGGCAACCGCCAAACTTTAGGCAACCTCGAAACCAAAGAAAATTTTCGCTTTGTCAAAGGCGATATTTGTGATCGCAGCCTCGTAGATACCCTGCTCAAAGAAGAATCCATCGATACTGTCGCACACTTTGCCGCCGAATCTCATGTAGACCGCTCAATTTTAGGGCCGGCGGCTTTTGTGCAAACCAATGTGGTTGGAACTTTTACCTTACTCGAAGCTTTTCGCCACCATTGGCAAGATAATGAACGTCCCGAAAATTACCGATTTCTGCACGTTTCTACCGATGAAGTTTATGGTAGTCTTGGCCCCGATGATCCAGCCTTCAGCGAAACAACACCCTACACCCCTAATAGTCCCTATTCAGCCTCAAAAGCCGGTAGCGATCACCTCGCCAGAGCTTATTTTCACACCTACAAAGTCCCCACAATTATCACAAATTGCTCGAATAATTACGGCCCCTACCACTTTCCAGAAAAATTAATTCCCCTGATGTGTATTAATATGCTTTTGGGGAAACCTTTGCCGGTTTATGGTGATGGGCAAAATATCCGCGATTGGCTTTATGTACGCGATCATTGCAGTGCTTTGGATGTGGTAATTCATGCCGGTCAACCGGGGGAAACGTATAATATTGGCGGCAATAATGAAGTCAAAAATATTGATTTAGTACGGATGTTGTGTCAATTAATGGATGAGTTGGCCCCAGAGTTGCCGGTGCGTCCCTGCGAAAAATTGATTACCTTTGTTAAAGACCGGCCCGGACATGACCGCCGTTATGCCATTGATGCTACCAAAATTAAAACTGAGTTGGGTTGGAGTCCTTCGGTAACAGTTGAGCAAGGTTTGCGCCAGACGGTTGAGTGGTATTTGGCTAACCCTGACTGGTGGAAACCGCTGCTGTCTGAGGAGTATCTGGCTTATTATCAAAAAGTTTATGCCTAG
- a CDS encoding PEP-CTERM sorting domain-containing protein yields MKLQLVTTISAAAATALLGFSGTAQAATFGNSGITFNSNTTVNFNFIRSQGAYQSRLGIYEVLTQGRQTVTSLVSNLFSEVKPSDNGRANEWAGTLGNTVLGSGKASFEFVAGRVYTLGLASTFNGNNRPTVFSTTSLNRFGGVNTQQAVFATSLPLNNNSTAALAGAANYNSANPFTQGGIQIGFDDRGNGNDADFQDFQVTAEAVPEPTTMAGMALGAAGLAYARRRRESKNESKN; encoded by the coding sequence ATGAAACTCCAACTCGTTACCACCATCAGCGCCGCCGCCGCCACCGCTCTGTTAGGTTTTTCAGGAACCGCTCAAGCTGCCACCTTCGGCAATAGCGGCATCACCTTCAATAGCAACACCACTGTAAACTTTAACTTTATCCGCTCTCAGGGTGCGTATCAATCAAGGTTAGGCATTTATGAAGTGCTGACCCAAGGCCGCCAAACCGTGACTTCTCTAGTCAGCAACCTATTCTCTGAAGTCAAACCCTCCGACAACGGCAGAGCAAACGAATGGGCCGGCACTTTGGGCAACACAGTTTTGGGTTCTGGAAAAGCAAGCTTTGAATTTGTAGCCGGTAGAGTTTATACCTTGGGCTTGGCCAGCACTTTTAATGGAAACAACAGACCTACGGTTTTCTCAACGACAAGTTTAAACAGATTTGGTGGAGTAAACACCCAACAAGCAGTATTTGCAACTAGCTTACCGCTGAACAACAACAGTACCGCTGCTTTGGCCGGTGCCGCGAACTATAACTCTGCTAACCCCTTTACCCAAGGAGGAATCCAAATAGGCTTTGATGATCGGGGTAATGGCAATGATGCAGACTTCCAAGACTTCCAAGTGACTGCTGAAGCCGTTCCCGAACCGACAACGATGGCCGGTATGGCTTTGGGTGCTGCCGGTTTGGCTTATGCTCGCCGCCGCCGGGAAAGCAAGAACGAAAGCAAAAACTAA
- the crtA gene encoding cyanoexosortase A, which yields MNLDNWQKYIKQPQFWILAAGFGLLALQTMLGSELKNPEVGGTSMMALGAAAFLISDKKGVLELKSNNFSRFFGGTILALIFFRMITMSVYHPILRIAPLIIGIGVALMLSGIKGLKKFWQELVMLCLPIVAPAPEFLVKTIDITLPTAKVATMMLWYLGYPVQREGIFMHLPTGSVEVGSGCSGMSTIMQLLGLSLLVLFTFRTTIKQKIMVPVAAVVVAFFVNSARVGVMAVLAASSNPKSFEYWHFGEGSVIFSMIAVAILGLFCWLTILREEPPKKDA from the coding sequence ATGAATCTTGACAATTGGCAAAAGTATATAAAACAGCCGCAGTTTTGGATCTTAGCCGCCGGATTTGGCTTGCTGGCTCTTCAAACAATGTTGGGTTCGGAACTGAAAAACCCAGAAGTAGGTGGCACAAGTATGATGGCCTTGGGTGCTGCTGCTTTTCTGATCTCCGATAAAAAAGGTGTCTTAGAATTAAAAAGTAATAATTTCTCTAGGTTTTTTGGTGGCACGATTTTAGCCTTGATTTTTTTCCGAATGATTACGATGTCGGTATATCATCCGATTTTGAGAATAGCGCCCTTAATCATTGGTATTGGGGTAGCTTTGATGCTGTCGGGGATAAAAGGATTAAAAAAATTCTGGCAGGAACTCGTTATGCTGTGTCTGCCAATTGTGGCACCGGCACCGGAGTTTTTGGTCAAAACCATAGACATTACCCTTCCCACCGCTAAAGTTGCGACGATGATGCTGTGGTATTTAGGATACCCTGTGCAGCGGGAAGGAATTTTTATGCACTTGCCCACCGGCAGCGTTGAAGTTGGTTCTGGGTGTTCTGGAATGAGTACCATCATGCAGTTATTGGGGCTGTCTCTACTGGTTTTATTCACCTTCCGCACCACCATAAAACAAAAAATTATGGTGCCGGTGGCCGCCGTTGTTGTTGCATTTTTTGTCAACTCAGCCCGTGTGGGAGTTATGGCAGTTTTAGCAGCCTCTAGTAATCCCAAATCTTTTGAATATTGGCATTTTGGCGAAGGCTCAGTTATCTTTTCTATGATTGCCGTTGCTATTTTGGGGTTGTTTTGCTGGTTGACGATTTTGCGAGAAGAACCGCCAAAAAAAGATGCCTGA
- a CDS encoding HpsJ family protein, translating into MTRGDSEQGQSIYRLRWIGYGLLLLALFDVIDSFIPPNFTNPVWEFQTIGLLVERVAVPLLGFVLIFFGESFNRNRLEELLLRILSWLCLLFAIVFLALVPLGILNTYRINDLNNNQINTAAQAQLTQLKQVEDQVSQGTPEEIRQLATQLGSFGIQADATNPDQFKQQILERIPPVRKAVQEQAIQEKQNQRTGLLKNAVKWNLGALVASVLFFILWKSTGWAR; encoded by the coding sequence ATGACGCGAGGCGACAGCGAACAGGGTCAGTCAATCTACAGACTGCGTTGGATAGGCTACGGCCTATTGTTGTTAGCATTATTCGATGTTATCGACTCTTTTATACCGCCAAACTTTACTAACCCAGTCTGGGAATTTCAAACCATTGGACTTTTGGTAGAACGGGTGGCTGTTCCTTTATTGGGATTCGTTTTAATTTTTTTTGGCGAGTCATTTAACCGCAATCGTTTAGAGGAGTTGCTGCTGAGGATATTATCTTGGCTTTGTTTACTTTTTGCGATTGTATTTCTGGCACTGGTTCCTTTGGGAATTCTTAACACTTATCGAATTAATGACCTCAATAATAACCAAATTAACACCGCAGCCCAAGCCCAATTGACTCAACTTAAACAAGTTGAAGATCAAGTAAGTCAAGGCACGCCAGAAGAGATCAGACAACTAGCAACTCAGCTTGGTTCTTTCGGTATTCAAGCGGATGCTACAAATCCTGATCAATTCAAGCAGCAAATTTTAGAAAGAATCCCCCCAGTTAGAAAGGCTGTGCAAGAACAGGCAATACAAGAAAAACAAAATCAACGCACTGGCTTGCTTAAAAATGCTGTGAAGTGGAATTTAGGGGCGCTGGTAGCCTCTGTTTTATTCTTCATTCTCTGGAAAAGCACCGGCTGGGCACGGTAA
- the mnmE gene encoding tRNA uridine-5-carboxymethylaminomethyl(34) synthesis GTPase MnmE — MSQQLPQNQTIAAIATAIVPQQGSIGVVRLSGDQAVKIAETLFVAPGQQVWESHRILYGYVRDPQTQQMVDEALLLIMKAPRSYTREDVVEFHCHGGIMPVQQVLQLCVKSGARLAQPGEFTLRAFLNGRLDLTQAESIADLVGARSAAAAQTALAGLRGKLATPIRQLRNTCLDILAEIEARIDFEDDLPPLNEELIINQIQQVLAELSRILATANQGELLRSGLKVAIVGRPNVGKSSLLNAWSRSDRAIVTPLPGTTRDVVESQLVVGGVPVQVLDTAGIRETSDIVEKIGVDRSRQAAQEADLVLLTIDSSTGWVPADTEIYEQVKHRTLILIVNKIDLVEKFTPSNFPEIPRIVYTAAAQNKGIEDLEKAILEAVNAGDLQAANMDLAINQRQAGALTRAEIALQQCAATIGQQLPLDFWTIDLRGTIQALGEVTGEEITESVLERIFSRFCIGK, encoded by the coding sequence ATGTCACAGCAACTCCCCCAAAATCAAACCATCGCCGCCATCGCCACCGCCATCGTCCCCCAGCAGGGAAGCATCGGAGTTGTCAGACTTTCCGGCGACCAAGCTGTTAAAATTGCCGAAACGCTTTTTGTTGCACCAGGCCAGCAAGTTTGGGAAAGTCACCGCATTTTATACGGTTATGTCCGCGATCCCCAAACTCAGCAGATGGTCGATGAAGCTTTGTTACTAATTATGAAAGCACCGCGATCTTATACCCGCGAAGATGTTGTAGAGTTTCACTGTCATGGCGGGATCATGCCGGTGCAGCAAGTTTTGCAGTTATGCGTCAAGAGCGGTGCCCGTTTGGCCCAACCCGGAGAATTTACCTTAAGGGCGTTTTTGAATGGCCGGCTCGATCTCACCCAAGCCGAAAGTATAGCCGATCTTGTGGGGGCACGTTCAGCCGCCGCCGCTCAAACAGCCCTGGCCGGTTTGCGGGGAAAATTAGCAACTCCCATCCGACAATTAAGAAATACTTGTTTAGATATTTTGGCAGAAATTGAGGCTAGGATTGATTTTGAAGACGATTTACCGCCTTTGAATGAAGAGTTAATTATTAATCAAATTCAGCAGGTTTTAGCAGAATTGTCAAGGATTTTAGCCACAGCAAATCAAGGAGAATTATTGCGATCTGGGTTAAAAGTTGCAATAGTAGGCCGGCCTAATGTTGGCAAATCAAGTTTATTAAATGCTTGGAGTCGAAGTGACAGAGCTATTGTTACACCTTTACCCGGCACCACGCGAGATGTCGTCGAATCGCAGTTAGTTGTCGGGGGAGTGCCGGTGCAAGTTTTGGATACTGCCGGCATCAGAGAAACTAGCGATATAGTAGAAAAAATTGGTGTAGATCGTTCCCGTCAAGCCGCACAAGAGGCAGATTTGGTTTTATTAACAATAGATAGCTCAACTGGTTGGGTGCCGGCGGATACAGAAATTTACGAACAAGTTAAACACCGCACTTTAATTTTAATCGTCAATAAAATCGATTTAGTTGAGAAATTTACACCGTCAAATTTTCCAGAAATTCCGCGAATAGTGTACACAGCCGCCGCTCAAAACAAAGGAATTGAAGACTTAGAAAAAGCCATTTTAGAAGCCGTAAATGCCGGAGATTTACAAGCAGCCAATATGGATTTAGCGATTAATCAAAGACAGGCCGGTGCTTTAACTCGTGCGGAAATTGCCTTACAACAATGCGCTGCAACAATTGGGCAGCAACTCCCCTTAGATTTTTGGACAATAGACTTACGCGGAACCATTCAAGCCCTAGGAGAAGTCACCGGCGAAGAAATAACCGAATCCGTACTGGAGCGAATTTTTAGCCGGTTTTGTATTGGTAAATGA